In Alkalihalobacillus sp. TS-13, the following are encoded in one genomic region:
- the qoxC gene encoding cytochrome aa3 quinol oxidase subunit III: MEYVQSENGKHEAPDTPLEYQSETGRLNILGFWVFLGAEIALFATLFASYLVLIGRYADGPTPGELFEVKGVLIETFLLLTSSFTCGLAVHEMRRNSLKGLIVWLGITLLLGLGFLGFEIYEFVHYIHEGASLTTSAYWSGFFVLVGTHGAHVTMGIAWMILIIIQLVQRGLTKHTTRKVFVASLYWHFLDVVWIFIFTAVYLYGMVMHHG; encoded by the coding sequence ATGGAATATGTGCAATCTGAAAACGGCAAGCACGAAGCTCCTGACACGCCGTTAGAATATCAATCTGAGACAGGACGGTTGAACATCCTAGGGTTCTGGGTCTTCCTTGGAGCAGAGATTGCTCTGTTTGCAACCCTTTTTGCTTCGTATCTCGTTTTAATAGGACGTTATGCGGATGGACCTACGCCTGGAGAGTTATTTGAAGTAAAAGGTGTTTTGATTGAAACATTCTTGCTCTTAACATCAAGCTTCACTTGTGGTTTGGCAGTTCATGAGATGCGGCGTAACAGCTTAAAAGGCTTGATCGTCTGGCTGGGCATCACATTATTATTGGGATTAGGATTCCTGGGCTTTGAAATCTATGAGTTCGTTCATTACATCCATGAAGGGGCTAGCTTGACGACAAGTGCTTATTGGTCCGGGTTCTTTGTTCTTGTTGGAACACATGGGGCTCACGTTACAATGGGAATCGCCTGGATGATATTGATCATCATCCAACTGGTCCAAAGAGGATTGACAAAACATACTACTCGAAAAGTATTTGTTGCCAGTTTGTATTGGCACTTCCTAGACGTCGTATGGATCTTTATCTTTACTGCTGTTTATCTGTATGGGATGGTGATGCACCATGGCTAA
- a CDS encoding DUF488 domain-containing protein: MKLAIQLKRIYESKSENDGKRILVDRIWPRGVSKEEAALDEWLKEVAPSPELRKWFGHDPDRFKEFKERYESELDNDEEKQKAAEKIRSFIKDGKVTLLYAAKDQKHNHAVVLKGFLD, translated from the coding sequence ATGAAATTGGCTATTCAATTGAAGCGAATCTATGAATCCAAATCAGAAAATGACGGAAAACGGATCTTGGTTGATCGCATCTGGCCAAGAGGGGTTTCTAAGGAAGAGGCAGCTTTAGATGAATGGTTGAAGGAGGTAGCTCCAAGTCCGGAGTTGCGTAAATGGTTCGGACATGACCCTGATCGTTTCAAGGAATTCAAGGAAAGATATGAAAGCGAATTGGATAATGATGAAGAAAAACAAAAAGCTGCAGAAAAAATAAGGTCATTCATAAAAGACGGAAAAGTGACCCTATTGTATGCTGCCAAGGATCAAAAGCACAATCATGCTGTTGTTTTGAAAGGTTTTCTGGACTGA
- a CDS encoding GNAT family N-acetyltransferase codes for MRVERLMDTEIERFVHFCKEWRSAVDESFLNDEDLKSFRKDEENPTYLLKDGEEVIGAASLMMDDYFRRGKRGRFRIFHSEIESFKAYQLLLEAILPHTNMIDRFFLFVRGESRFQRDVFKELGFDIERYSFVLDRTDSPVGKVRFPEGYQLRTFQFERDEEAWCEVRNDAFATLAGSETPVLPEEVKKMRDEEGYIEGGIKVLFDEHTPVGLVRTTREVHKGEEHLFIHLIAVKKSYHRKGLGRNLLRAGLEFGKGAGLTKALITVNAENEKAVHLYLSEGFRQYETMVCYNYAIKEKDDAHG; via the coding sequence ATGAGGGTAGAACGCTTGATGGACACAGAAATTGAACGGTTTGTGCATTTTTGTAAAGAATGGAGAAGTGCTGTAGACGAATCTTTTTTAAATGATGAAGATTTGAAATCATTTCGTAAAGATGAAGAGAATCCCACTTATCTATTAAAGGATGGAGAGGAAGTGATCGGCGCAGCATCCTTGATGATGGATGATTATTTCAGAAGAGGGAAGCGAGGACGATTTCGTATTTTCCATTCTGAGATTGAGAGTTTTAAGGCTTATCAGTTACTCCTGGAGGCAATTTTGCCGCATACAAACATGATCGACCGCTTCTTCCTTTTCGTACGTGGTGAAAGCCGGTTCCAACGAGATGTATTTAAGGAACTGGGATTTGATATCGAGCGTTATTCATTCGTTTTAGACCGAACAGATTCTCCTGTCGGTAAAGTCAGATTCCCAGAGGGTTATCAGTTGAGAACCTTCCAATTCGAGAGAGATGAAGAAGCGTGGTGTGAAGTCCGCAATGATGCCTTCGCCACTCTTGCAGGTTCAGAGACTCCTGTCCTCCCAGAGGAAGTCAAAAAAATGCGGGATGAAGAAGGTTATATAGAGGGTGGTATTAAGGTTTTGTTCGATGAGCACACCCCCGTCGGACTTGTGCGGACAACAAGAGAAGTCCATAAAGGAGAAGAGCACCTTTTCATCCATTTAATCGCAGTCAAAAAATCTTATCATAGAAAAGGGTTAGGGCGTAACTTGCTGAGAGCAGGGTTGGAATTCGGCAAAGGGGCCGGCTTGACGAAGGCATTGATCACCGTAAATGCTGAGAACGAAAAGGCGGTCCACCTTTATCTGTCTGAAGGCTTTAGACAATACGAAACGATGGTCTGTTATAACTATGCAATAAAGGAAAAAGATGATGCGCATGGCTGA
- a CDS encoding PRK06851 family protein, protein MSGKITNYFAGGNTARGFYSLYESCLEGLDRLFILKGGPGTGKSSLMKAIGHEWNDRGYDIEFLHCSSDNESIDGVIITALKVGIVDGTAPHVLEPKFPGAVEEYVNLGSAWDSNILAFDREEIKKLGTRISDAFNEAYAYFAEALEVHDEWEKIYIENMDFAKADQLTIELIEEFFAGKSLHKGSKVVHRFLGAATPKGAVDFVPNLTEGVYKRYFIKGRPGSGKSTLLKKIAVTAEDKGFDVEIYHCGFDPNSLDMVIIRELGIAIFDSTAPHEYFPDRENDEIVDMYKRTITPGTDEKYAVELLDITERYASNMKSAIQCLAEAKGYHDELESYYIKAMDYDKVEELKNEIEQEIKRLSMVGQTT, encoded by the coding sequence TTGTCAGGTAAGATCACAAACTATTTTGCAGGCGGGAATACCGCTAGAGGATTTTACAGTCTATATGAATCATGCTTGGAAGGACTAGACCGTTTGTTCATTTTGAAAGGCGGCCCTGGTACAGGAAAATCATCACTGATGAAAGCGATCGGACATGAATGGAACGATAGAGGCTATGATATAGAATTTCTTCACTGTTCATCCGATAATGAGTCGATTGATGGCGTAATCATTACAGCCTTGAAAGTCGGAATCGTAGACGGTACGGCACCGCATGTCCTTGAACCGAAATTCCCTGGGGCAGTGGAGGAATATGTGAATTTAGGATCCGCATGGGATTCAAATATACTCGCATTTGACCGGGAAGAAATCAAAAAGCTCGGTACCCGTATTTCTGATGCTTTTAATGAAGCGTATGCTTATTTTGCAGAAGCGTTGGAAGTACATGATGAATGGGAAAAAATCTATATCGAAAATATGGATTTTGCAAAAGCCGATCAACTGACAATTGAATTAATTGAAGAATTCTTTGCAGGTAAATCATTGCATAAAGGCTCGAAGGTAGTACATCGTTTCTTAGGGGCGGCGACGCCAAAAGGAGCAGTGGATTTTGTTCCTAATCTGACAGAGGGTGTGTATAAGAGGTATTTTATTAAAGGCAGACCAGGATCAGGGAAATCGACGCTGCTGAAAAAGATCGCCGTAACAGCAGAAGATAAAGGATTTGATGTTGAAATTTATCATTGTGGATTCGATCCGAACAGCCTTGATATGGTCATCATACGGGAGCTCGGTATTGCGATTTTTGATAGTACAGCACCCCATGAATATTTTCCGGATCGTGAAAATGATGAGATCGTCGATATGTATAAAAGAACGATCACACCAGGAACGGATGAAAAATATGCAGTGGAACTATTGGATATAACCGAACGCTATGCTTCAAATATGAAAAGTGCTATTCAATGCCTTGCAGAGGCGAAGGGATATCATGATGAATTGGAAAGTTACTATATCAAAGCAATGGATTACGATAAAGTGGAAGAACTGAAAAATGAAATTGAGCAGGAAATCAAACGGTTGTCTATGGTCGGCCAGACAACATGA
- a CDS encoding S8 family serine peptidase gives MRRLKRKRKLFALLFSFLLIFSMFAPQSTYAETASDNSATVDHDILEKEREAEYQDKSKDTSKEEKSSDPGKEGGVELVSLMEGLGWEPPSLSDQSPQAETKPDKVEADILNQLEKKEKVDVIIRMKERPEIEAIFPQVKAKKSKAEKVKLLKTHLEEKAKASQKALDKAMNSLEQKGKAKKHKSFWIINAMSATVSKEALKELQKRDDIERITLDRVLKVPEIQQEENPPKLPQWGIEKVKATKVWGDYGLKGEGVVVGIMDTGVDGTHEALKNNYRGRDGDHSDSWIDVSGSGYSTPTDGHGHGTHVAGSAVGGGAGEAVGVAPEAEWIAAKIFSDGGSATVSGIHAAFEWFMAPGGDPSKAPDVVNNSWGNSNTYSMEFYEDVEAWVSAGIFPMFAAGNDGPGSQTIGAPGSFPQSFAIGATDVNDQIAYFSSRGPVFWEDENGNQIRLLKPDVAAPGHHIYSAWPTAKGEGKYNTISGTSMATPHVTGAVALLLQANPDLTVDEIKEMLRDTARVEPFMGALPNDVYGHGIVDIYQAVTETAFAGELKGTLKNVDGEPITGTIQFDNGVSYEIAEDGVIELKIREGSHEVVIKSFGYEDQTITIDIQKDEVTDVEWVLERATSYALEGKVAEKDSGDAVPFAYIRVVDTPLEPARTDEQGNFALGQIPVGTYELQVSGEGIAGTSMEVTIDADQNIQIEVGASESSSKPGWNTANNNNGRNAVSPSSIDINKLDLGWEYELGSKGEILFSTPAVADQSVVLTTDRGWVVNLDTETGEENWSIRLGATNRSTPTIKDGVVYLSGGQDGRIYALNLSNGNILWNYQTDSVTVYESPIYHDGKLFVGSGLDENAHVTALNAETGEKIWSTPLGAPTFFGGSLGDGKLYVGSYDNMTIRALDIADGSEVWSKTLTNEGVAARTVYVGGELYVVGTNFNAETGTLYKLDPDSGEEIWKVEGVGDTQAGSPVVYEDLVVMTSAAQPILRAFDRETGELVWTNRAVGSALHNGSVTSNGILFVAGTSGTFYALDVYTGKRLKEFPLPDYSTSGLPVLPGKVLVPYRKGIQSYQSPGVLMGTMKDGAGQPVKGKVSVLETGVEVEADENGHFTLEHRPGEYTVKVAQYGKQQVEENIRFVSGYERTKDYVLEAAEAGLLQIQVKDQRSHEGLSGVDVKLKDTFVEGTTNEEGSYTDEAVFEGKYELVLSLNGYVQQKQMITITPGEETVIKVELQPIDIAVLNDWNSEVTKLLNVNGYTAEERDWDIIEDIERYQIVYLNGAYGSGGEQPDAATFDSLVQAAEEHDVNLIFADQWGSSYGSIEHLHEYYGDPKEFDHQYDGGAVRLEVDVEHPIFEGYEVGDRLTLFERTGDLTWFNQYSGRHLGSIGNTSLGFVGSGVAYKAVSEDSAHLLLSSHGGAPWISPLQGWLGAQQQILFNGIDFLNEAEYGSVSGTVVNVDGEPVEAQIEISETGVKTQAVLGEGSGANADYELFHDPGTYTMEIRALGYETQTQEVTFTHGEPAEVFITLGASNGGSITGLVTDSNTQQVVKEAQVTVTNEAGDVVAETTTGTNGRYEV, from the coding sequence TTGCGACGGTTAAAACGGAAGCGCAAGCTTTTCGCATTACTGTTCAGCTTTTTACTTATTTTCTCTATGTTCGCGCCACAATCTACATACGCAGAAACAGCATCAGACAATTCAGCCACCGTAGATCATGACATCCTAGAGAAGGAACGGGAAGCGGAGTATCAAGATAAGTCGAAAGACACCTCTAAGGAGGAAAAATCGTCTGATCCAGGAAAAGAAGGTGGGGTTGAATTAGTCTCATTGATGGAAGGACTCGGATGGGAACCTCCATCTTTATCTGACCAATCTCCACAGGCTGAAACAAAACCTGACAAGGTTGAAGCAGATATCCTCAACCAACTGGAAAAGAAAGAAAAAGTTGACGTCATCATCAGGATGAAAGAGCGACCCGAAATCGAAGCGATTTTTCCCCAAGTCAAAGCAAAGAAATCAAAGGCAGAGAAAGTAAAGCTGCTTAAAACACACCTCGAAGAAAAAGCAAAAGCCTCTCAAAAAGCACTCGATAAAGCAATGAACTCACTCGAACAAAAGGGAAAAGCAAAAAAGCATAAGAGCTTCTGGATCATCAATGCGATGTCAGCAACAGTATCTAAGGAAGCTTTAAAGGAATTACAAAAAAGAGATGACATTGAGCGGATCACGTTGGATCGTGTTCTTAAAGTGCCAGAAATCCAACAGGAAGAAAATCCCCCTAAACTACCTCAATGGGGTATTGAAAAAGTCAAAGCAACGAAAGTCTGGGGCGATTATGGTCTCAAAGGTGAAGGTGTCGTTGTCGGAATCATGGACACTGGGGTCGACGGGACCCATGAAGCATTGAAAAATAATTACCGCGGCCGTGACGGCGATCACTCGGACTCCTGGATCGATGTATCAGGGAGTGGCTATAGCACCCCGACTGATGGGCATGGGCACGGTACTCACGTTGCTGGTTCTGCAGTGGGCGGCGGTGCAGGTGAAGCGGTAGGTGTTGCACCGGAAGCAGAATGGATCGCAGCGAAAATCTTTTCAGATGGCGGTTCTGCCACAGTCTCAGGAATCCATGCCGCTTTCGAATGGTTCATGGCACCAGGTGGAGATCCTTCAAAAGCTCCGGATGTCGTGAACAACTCATGGGGAAATTCAAATACCTACAGTATGGAGTTTTATGAAGATGTAGAAGCCTGGGTTTCTGCAGGCATCTTTCCTATGTTTGCGGCAGGAAACGATGGACCAGGTTCCCAAACGATCGGGGCTCCAGGAAGTTTCCCGCAGTCGTTTGCGATCGGAGCAACAGATGTTAATGACCAGATTGCATACTTCTCCAGCCGTGGGCCGGTTTTTTGGGAAGATGAGAATGGAAATCAAATCCGCCTGTTGAAGCCGGATGTAGCAGCACCAGGGCATCATATCTATTCTGCCTGGCCGACAGCTAAGGGGGAAGGCAAATACAATACGATCAGCGGTACATCAATGGCGACCCCACATGTAACAGGGGCAGTTGCATTATTGCTCCAGGCAAATCCTGATTTGACAGTCGATGAAATAAAAGAAATGCTTCGTGACACAGCAAGAGTGGAACCGTTCATGGGTGCACTCCCCAATGACGTTTATGGTCATGGTATCGTGGACATTTATCAGGCCGTAACAGAGACTGCATTTGCCGGAGAGTTAAAAGGAACATTGAAAAATGTAGACGGAGAACCGATCACCGGGACGATCCAGTTTGACAATGGGGTGTCCTATGAAATTGCTGAAGACGGTGTCATCGAATTGAAGATAAGAGAAGGCAGCCATGAGGTCGTCATCAAGTCCTTCGGATATGAAGACCAAACCATAACCATCGATATCCAGAAAGACGAAGTGACGGATGTCGAGTGGGTGCTAGAACGTGCTACATCCTATGCTCTCGAAGGGAAAGTTGCCGAAAAAGACAGTGGTGATGCAGTGCCTTTCGCTTATATCCGTGTAGTGGATACACCATTAGAGCCTGCACGAACCGATGAACAAGGGAACTTTGCATTAGGACAAATACCAGTCGGTACTTATGAGCTTCAGGTATCCGGTGAAGGGATTGCCGGCACGTCAATGGAAGTGACTATCGATGCCGATCAGAACATCCAGATTGAAGTTGGAGCTTCCGAATCCAGTTCAAAGCCTGGCTGGAATACGGCAAACAATAATAATGGCCGTAACGCAGTATCCCCATCCTCGATTGATATAAACAAATTGGATCTAGGTTGGGAATATGAATTGGGCTCAAAAGGAGAAATTTTATTTTCGACTCCTGCTGTTGCCGATCAAAGTGTTGTCCTGACGACAGATCGTGGTTGGGTCGTAAATCTCGATACAGAGACAGGTGAAGAAAATTGGAGTATCCGTTTAGGTGCGACGAACCGGTCAACCCCAACGATTAAGGATGGAGTCGTCTATTTATCCGGTGGGCAAGATGGGCGGATCTATGCGCTTAATCTCTCAAACGGTAATATTTTATGGAACTACCAAACTGACTCCGTAACAGTCTATGAATCACCAATCTATCATGATGGAAAGCTTTTTGTAGGATCAGGTTTGGATGAAAATGCACATGTGACAGCGTTGAATGCAGAAACAGGTGAAAAGATCTGGAGCACCCCTCTAGGCGCACCAACATTCTTTGGCGGCAGTTTAGGTGACGGCAAGCTCTATGTCGGCAGTTACGACAACATGACCATCCGGGCTCTAGATATTGCTGATGGCTCGGAAGTTTGGAGCAAAACCCTCACGAATGAAGGCGTTGCTGCTCGTACAGTTTATGTAGGTGGAGAGTTGTATGTGGTCGGTACCAATTTCAATGCCGAAACAGGTACACTATATAAGCTTGATCCAGATAGCGGCGAAGAAATATGGAAGGTAGAAGGAGTCGGTGACACACAAGCGGGATCCCCAGTCGTCTATGAAGATCTTGTTGTGATGACATCAGCCGCTCAACCGATTTTAAGAGCTTTTGATCGGGAAACAGGAGAACTCGTCTGGACGAATCGGGCAGTCGGTTCAGCCTTGCACAATGGATCAGTCACATCAAATGGAATCCTCTTTGTTGCAGGGACAAGTGGAACCTTTTATGCGCTGGATGTCTACACGGGTAAAAGGTTAAAAGAATTCCCGCTCCCAGACTACAGCACTTCTGGACTTCCGGTCTTACCAGGAAAGGTTCTTGTTCCATATCGTAAAGGGATCCAAAGCTATCAATCTCCTGGTGTATTGATGGGTACCATGAAGGATGGAGCTGGACAACCGGTAAAAGGGAAGGTCTCTGTACTGGAAACAGGCGTTGAAGTCGAAGCAGATGAAAATGGTCATTTCACGTTAGAACATCGACCTGGTGAATATACCGTCAAGGTTGCACAATACGGGAAACAGCAGGTGGAGGAAAACATCCGTTTTGTTTCAGGTTATGAAAGGACGAAGGATTATGTATTAGAAGCTGCCGAAGCTGGTTTGCTGCAAATCCAGGTGAAAGATCAGCGCAGCCATGAGGGCCTTTCAGGTGTTGATGTGAAGTTGAAAGATACATTTGTCGAAGGAACGACGAATGAAGAGGGATCATATACAGATGAAGCGGTATTTGAAGGAAAATATGAATTGGTCCTATCGTTGAACGGTTACGTACAACAAAAACAGATGATCACTATTACACCAGGGGAAGAAACAGTCATCAAGGTTGAATTGCAACCGATCGACATAGCTGTACTCAACGATTGGAATTCTGAAGTTACGAAACTTCTGAATGTCAATGGATACACAGCAGAAGAACGTGACTGGGATATCATTGAGGATATCGAACGCTATCAGATCGTTTATCTGAACGGAGCTTATGGTTCCGGTGGAGAACAGCCTGATGCAGCGACCTTCGATTCCTTAGTACAAGCTGCTGAAGAGCATGATGTCAATTTGATTTTTGCTGACCAATGGGGTTCGAGCTATGGTTCGATCGAACATTTGCACGAGTATTATGGCGATCCGAAAGAATTCGATCATCAATATGATGGTGGTGCTGTAAGACTCGAAGTAGATGTTGAACACCCGATTTTCGAAGGGTATGAAGTTGGTGACAGACTGACACTCTTTGAGCGGACCGGGGATCTTACATGGTTCAATCAGTACTCTGGACGCCATCTCGGATCAATTGGAAATACGTCATTAGGGTTTGTCGGTTCAGGGGTCGCGTATAAAGCGGTATCAGAAGACAGTGCACATCTCCTTCTTTCGAGCCACGGTGGAGCACCTTGGATTTCACCTTTACAAGGGTGGTTAGGAGCACAACAACAAATCCTATTCAACGGAATTGATTTCTTGAACGAAGCGGAATATGGCAGTGTATCGGGAACTGTCGTGAATGTTGATGGTGAGCCTGTTGAAGCTCAAATTGAGATCTCTGAAACCGGTGTGAAAACACAAGCGGTTCTTGGAGAAGGTTCTGGAGCGAATGCAGATTACGAATTATTCCATGATCCAGGAACGTATACGATGGAAATCCGCGCACTCGGTTATGAAACGCAAACACAGGAAGTTACGTTCACCCATGGAGAGCCCGCAGAGGTATTCATTACACTTGGGGCCTCGAATGGTGGTTCGATCACAGGACTTGTAACAGATTCGAATACACAACAGGTAGTGAAAGAAGCACAGGTTACAGTAACGAATGAAGCTGGTGATGTCGTAGCGGAAACGACAACTGGCACGAACGGACGATATGAAGTTTAG
- a CDS encoding S8 family peptidase, giving the protein MFGYSMVQTIRTYAHKIDQPLREQMLYMYRPFTWIPCFMHNSVERFIKKMKKVSVVIEFQKDGFENGCNELLRFSKSHTRCRMRKTFSFVSCCSIDATPAMLEDILSKCSHIKKIFLNREVQALLDVATPSVNAENIIRNNTTLSGKDVTIAVIDTGIHPHEDLDGRIVDFVDFVDQRIEPYDDNGHGTHCAGDAAGNGTASNGKYRGPAYEANLIGIKVLNKMGSGTLESIMQGIDWCLQYNKDHPDKKIDVISMSLGAAAQKYEHEDKDPMVQSVEKAWENGIVVCVAAGNSGPNAQTISSPGVSDRVITVGASDDFNTVDKSDDDVASFSSRGPTVYGVEKPDILAPGVNIISLRSPNSYIDKLQKSSRVDGDYFVMSGTSMATPICAGVVALMLQHNPNATPDQIKEKLLEGADQREGLDPNIYGRGFINAEKSIPE; this is encoded by the coding sequence ATGTTTGGTTATTCCATGGTTCAAACCATAAGAACGTATGCGCATAAAATCGATCAACCACTGCGAGAACAAATGCTTTACATGTACAGGCCGTTTACTTGGATTCCGTGCTTTATGCATAATTCCGTTGAACGGTTCATTAAGAAAATGAAGAAAGTTTCAGTCGTCATCGAGTTCCAGAAGGACGGATTTGAGAATGGGTGCAATGAACTCCTCCGGTTTTCAAAAAGCCATACACGATGCCGGATGAGAAAGACCTTCTCATTCGTATCCTGCTGCAGTATCGATGCTACTCCTGCCATGCTCGAAGATATCCTTAGTAAATGCTCCCATATTAAAAAAATTTTTCTGAATCGAGAAGTACAAGCCTTGTTAGATGTTGCTACGCCGTCAGTGAATGCTGAAAATATCATTCGGAACAATACGACTTTATCCGGAAAAGACGTTACCATTGCAGTGATCGACACTGGTATCCACCCTCATGAAGACCTTGATGGTAGAATTGTAGACTTTGTTGATTTCGTAGATCAGCGAATAGAACCATATGATGACAATGGTCACGGAACTCATTGTGCAGGTGATGCGGCCGGGAACGGAACAGCTTCAAATGGAAAATATAGAGGACCTGCTTATGAGGCAAACCTGATTGGGATAAAGGTGTTGAATAAAATGGGGTCCGGTACACTGGAATCAATCATGCAAGGTATCGATTGGTGTCTCCAGTACAATAAGGATCATCCAGATAAAAAAATAGATGTCATCAGCATGTCCCTTGGAGCAGCTGCTCAAAAGTATGAACATGAAGATAAAGATCCGATGGTGCAAAGTGTCGAAAAAGCTTGGGAAAATGGAATCGTCGTTTGTGTAGCCGCAGGGAATAGCGGTCCGAATGCCCAAACGATTTCAAGTCCAGGGGTTAGCGATCGTGTGATTACTGTCGGGGCTTCGGATGACTTTAACACAGTAGACAAATCGGATGATGACGTTGCTAGTTTTTCAAGTAGAGGTCCGACGGTTTATGGAGTGGAAAAGCCCGATATACTAGCTCCTGGAGTCAATATCATCTCTCTCCGTTCCCCGAATTCCTACATCGATAAGCTGCAAAAGTCGAGCCGGGTCGATGGTGACTATTTCGTCATGTCGGGCACATCAATGGCAACACCGATCTGTGCAGGTGTCGTTGCATTGATGCTGCAGCACAATCCGAATGCTACCCCAGATCAGATCAAGGAGAAGCTTTTGGAAGGAGCAGACCAAAGAGAAGGACTTGATCCGAACATCTATGGCCGTGGCTTCATCAATGCTGAAAAATCAATACCTGAATAA
- the qoxD gene encoding cytochrome aa3 quinol oxidase subunit IV produces the protein MAKKSSHFPWQHLIGFLLSIILTLAALWVGLYSGFSMTVIIAIIVTLAVFQAVIQLFMFMHMTESSNGKDQTHMMVHSAFIAVILVVGTLFVLSYGFH, from the coding sequence ATGGCTAAAAAAAGTTCACACTTTCCATGGCAGCATTTAATCGGGTTTTTATTATCCATCATTTTGACCTTGGCCGCTTTATGGGTTGGTTTGTATTCTGGATTTTCGATGACGGTAATCATCGCAATCATTGTGACCTTGGCGGTTTTCCAAGCGGTCATCCAACTCTTTATGTTCATGCATATGACAGAAAGCAGTAACGGAAAGGATCAGACCCATATGATGGTCCATTCAGCATTTATCGCAGTTATTCTCGTAGTAGGAACGTTATTCGTATTATCATACGGATTCCATTAA
- a CDS encoding spore morphogenesis/germination protein YwcE, translated as MDVFLVYLLVASATPLFLWQDRKKLAILQIPFILCMWLYVILYLSFDLSMLTHIILGSIFVANVIFAHVAAFMIFTGHAFNKAKKI; from the coding sequence ATGGACGTATTCTTAGTTTATTTACTCGTAGCAAGTGCGACGCCGCTCTTTTTGTGGCAGGACCGGAAAAAGCTTGCGATCTTGCAAATCCCATTCATCCTATGCATGTGGCTGTATGTCATTTTGTATTTATCATTTGACTTGAGCATGCTGACACATATCATCTTAGGATCGATTTTCGTAGCGAATGTCATTTTCGCACATGTCGCTGCATTCATGATCTTCACTGGACACGCATTTAACAAAGCGAAGAAAATTTAA